TTGCTCATCAACTAAACGTCCGTACCACATGTAGGGGTCAGTAAATAAGCCTAGCTCTTTACCTAAGCTTTCTGCGTACAGTGCCCAGCCTTCAGCAAACACGGTGTAGCCACCAAATTTTCTAAAGCGTGGTAAACCTTCCACTTCTTGTTGTAGTGCAATTTGGAAATGGTGGCCAGGCGCTGCCTCGTGAATAGAGAGCGTTTCAAGTAAAAACTTAGGCTGCGCTTTTAGGTTATGTGTATTGATGTAAAACACACCCGGTCTTGAGCCATCTGGTGCTGGGGCTTGGTAAGAAGCACCCGCAGCAGACGCCGCTCTAAATGCTTCTACTGGTTTAACTACGTAATCTGCCTTAGGCGCGATATCGAAGAGTTTTGGCAACTGAGCATCAATCTTAACTTTTACATCTTCATACGCTTTTACAAGGTCTTCAGGCTTATCATAGTAGAATTCATCGCTATCACGTAAATGAACAAAAAATGCGGCTAAATCACCTTCAAAGCCAACGGCTTCTTTTACGCCTTTCATTTCATTTAAAATGCGCTCTACTTCACTCAAACCTATTTCGTGAATTTCGTCGGCATTTAAATCAAGCGTGGTGTGTTGCTTAATTAAGAACTCGTACCAAGCTTTACCATTTGGTAAATTTGCATAGCCTACTTTCTCGTTTGCAGCTGGAATGTATTCTTGCTCTAAGAATTTAGCCATTTTTGCGTATGCTGGCACCAGCGTGTTCAGAATAAGCGCTTGATAGTCTTCTTCGATTTGCGCTTTATCTTTTGCAGAAATACTGTCTGGCATTTCAGCCACAGGCATCCAAAAAACACTTTGCGTATGATCCGTTACAACGTGCGCTTGGAATTGTGGTAGTAGTTTTTTGGCTAGTACTTGCGGCAAAGTCACATTTTGCTTCATACCTTCGCGCATATTTGCTTCAACACTTTCAAGCCAAGTTACAAAACCATTTGCACGGCCAATAAAATCGTCAAACTGGGCTTTAGTAGAAAACGGTTGCGCACTTTTGCCCGAGCCAAGGCTTGCAAAGGTATTATGCTGACCCGCCATTTGATCAATGGGAATTAAGTAACTAGGAAATTGCTCCGCTTCATGTGATAGTGCTAAGTCACGCTCGAAAATTTGATAACTTAGTAGGTCTTGCCCTGTTAGTTTTGATGCGTCAATTTCAGCAAGTTTAGCTTGATACTTTTTAGTAAATGCAGTGGCTTTTGCTCTATTCTCTTCATTAATTGCCGGGCTCCACTGATTATTGTACTGAGACTCACCGACATAAGTACCTGATACAGGTGAAAATGCTAACGCTTCATCAAAGTAAGTTTCTACCAGTTGATTTAGTTTTTGATTTTCTGAGACTTGAGCTGATTGCTCTGCTGCCGCTTGTTCGGCTGATGTTTTTTGTGTAGTTGTTTGCGTATCCATACAGCCTGTTAGTGCAAGGCCTACAGCAAACGCGAGAGAAGTTTGTTTGATCATAGCGTTCTGTCTGATTGTTAAAATTGTATACATCATATCAGCCCACAAGGCTCTGACAATACAATAAAAACAAAAAAAGCCAGCATAAAATGCTGGCTCTTAAAATTCTGCTTTAAACTATTCGTTGCCTGGTTCAGCACCTGCTTTCTCAGCTTGAATACGCATATAAATTTCTTCACGATGTACTGAAACATCTTTTGGTGCATTAACACCGATACGTACTTGATTTCCTTTTACGCCAAGTACAGTAACTGTAACTTCATCCCCAATCATTAGGGTTTCACCTACGCGACGAGTCAAAATTAGCATTCTTTGCTCCTAAATATCCAAAGTTTAAAGATTCCGTATCAATTCCATTTTACATGAATATTATTCAAAAAGTTAGAAACTTTTACTGGTCTAAAGAAAAAGCACTATGTAAAGCTCTAACTCCCAATTCTAGGTACTTCTCATCTACTAAAACTGAGACTTTTATCTCTGACGTTGAAATAAGTTGAACGTTAATATTTTCATTCGCTAATGCGCGAAATAGCCTTCCTGCTACCCCAGCATTAGATTTCATTCCTATGCCAACTATAGAAATCTTAGCAACAGTTTCATTAACTGTAACTGAATCCGCATTAAGAGTTGTAAGATTTTGTTTAATTAACTTTTCTGCCAACTGCGAATCGACTGCATGTACAGTTAAAGCATAGCCGACTTTATCGCCTGTGCAGGAAAAATTACTGATCATGTCAATTTCTATATTATTATCAGAGAATACTTCTAATAATTCAGCGAGTTGTTCAGGCGTATTATCCAAATTATGCACTTTAATTAGTACTTCATCTTTACTAAACGCGATGCCTGAAACTACTTTAGAATTCATAGGGTTTTCCTCATAACTAATCAGTGTTCCGTGATCCGGCTCAAATGTTGAAAGCACACGTAAAGGTAGGTTATGCCTACCAGCAGCTTCCACTGAACGAATTTGCAGTACTTTTGCACCTAAGCTAGCAAGCTCCAGCATTTCTTCGAAGGTAACATAATCCATTCGTTTTGCTTTTGGCTCAACTCGTGGGTCGGTTGTATAAACACCATTTACATCAGTATAAATTTGGCATTCATCCGCGTTAATTGCTGCTGCTACTTCTACCGCTGTTGTATCTGTGCCTCCGCGGCCAAGCGTGGTGATATTTCCTTCAATGTCACGCCCTTGAAATCCCGCAAGGATCACAATGCGACCTTGCTCAAGCTCTTGATTCAAACGCTTTGGCGGGATCATCTGAATACGCGCTTTACCAAATAGATTATCCGTCATAATACCTGCTTGATCAGCAAGTAAGCTAATCGCAGAATGACCACGTTTGATAATCGCCATGGCAAGAAGCGCCACTGAAACTTGTTCACCAGTAGTTAGCAGTACATCGAGTTCGCGAGAACTTGGACTGGAGTCAATTTGATTTGCGAGGTTAATTAAGCGGTTGGTTTCGCCGGACATTGCCGACACAACTACGACAATTTGATGCCCTTGCTGTTTAGAACGTACAACAAGGTCAGCGACAGCTTCAATACGCTCTATAGAACCAACTGAAGTGCCGCCAAATTTTTTAACTAATAACGCCAAGTTTAAGCGCGCTCACTCACCCAAGCGTTTACACTTTCAAGTGCCGAGCTTAAGTTTTCAGGTTGTGAACCGCCTGCTTGTGCCATATCTGGACGACCGCCACCTTTACCGCCAACTTGCGATGCCATGTGGTTTACAAGCTCACCCGCTTTGAACTGGCCCGTTAAGTCTTTTGTTACACCCGCAATTAGGCTTACTTTGTCGCCATTTGCAACACCTAACGCGATAATGCCAGAACCGAGTTTGTTCTTAAGATCATCAACCATGCCACGTAGCGCTTTAGACTCAGTGCCCTCAACGTTAGCAACGAGTAACTTAACACCATTAACGTCTACAACCGCATCAAGTAATGACGCGCCCGCAGCACTTGCAAGCTTATCGTTAAGCTGTGCAATTTCTTTTTCAAGGCCTTTCGCACGCTCAACTAGCGCAGACACTTTGTCTAGCACATTGTTGCCATCGCCTTTCACTAACGCAGCGATTGCAGACAGGGTTTCTGCTTGTTTGTTAATATATGCAACGGCACCTTCACCCGTAACGGCTTCAATACGACGAACACCAGCTGCAATACCACCTTCCGACACAATCTTGAATAAACCGATGTCGCCGGTGCGCTTAACGTGCGTACCACCACATAGCTCAATTGAGAAATCACCAATGCTCACTACGCGTACTTCATCGTCGTATTTTTCACCGAATAATGCCATTGCGCCTTTTTCTTTCGCAGCGTCAATTGCCATTAATTCGGTATTTAGATCGATGTTTTTACGGATCTCCAGGTTCACCATATCTTCAATGCGTTGTAACTCTTCTTTTGTTACTGCTTCAAAGTGTGAAAAGTCAAAACGTAAACGCTCAGGGTCATTTAATGAACCTTTTTGTGTAACATGGTCACCAAGTACAACACGAAGCGCTTCGTGTAATAAGTGCGTTGCTGTGTGGTTTTTCTTGGTGTTATCACGACGCGATGCATCAACTTGCGCATCTACGCGGTCATTGATACCAATGCGGCCAACTACTTTACCCTTGTGCGCAAATGCATTACCAAGCTTAGTCGTGTCTTCAACAATAAATTCGCCATTAGCAACTTTTAAAATACCTGTGTCGCCAACTTGACCACCACTTTCAGCATAGAAAGGTGTGCGGTCAAGTACAACAATACCTTGTTGACCATCTTCTAATACAGATACGGCATCCGCATCGCTAAATAGCTCAACCACAGTACCTGTATACTGCTCGCTATCGTAGCCTTTAAATTCAGTGGTTTTCTCTGACTTTAATTGGTCGTTGTAATCAGCGCCAAATTTACCCGCTTGTTGCGCTTGTTTACGTTGCACTTCCATTGCTTCTTGGAAGCCACGCTCATCAATTGTCATAAAGCGTTCACGCGCAACGTCAGCGGTTAAATCAGCTGGGAAACCATAAGTATCGTAAAGCTTAAATACAAGATCACCTGGGATCACGTCGCCTTTAAGATCTTTTAAGCTTTCTTCTAGAATTGCTAGACCACGGTCAAGGGTTTTACCGAATTGCTCTTCTTCAATACGCAGTACTTTTTCGATAATCGCTTGTTGCTTGATTAGCTCTGGGTACGCTTCACCCATTTCAGTTGCAAGTGCCGCAACTAACTTATGGAAGAAGGTTTCAGTTGCACCTAATTTATTACCGTGACGCACTGCACGACGAACAATACGACGTAATACATAACCACGACCTTCGTTTGACGGCATCACACCATCGGCAATTAAAAACGCACACGAACGAATATGGTCTGCAATAACGCGTAATGATTTATCTTCTAAATCTTGCGCATTAGTAACCGCAGCCGCAGCTTTAATTAAATTTTGGAAAATATCGATTTCGTAGTTTGAGTGAACGCCCTGCATAATCGCAGAGATACGCTCAAGGCCCATACCTGTATCAACAGATTGGCTCGGTAAAGGTTCCATTGTACCGTCAGCATGACGGTTGTATTGCATAAATACTAGGTTCCAGATTTCGATAAAACGGTCACCGTCTTCTTCTGGACTGCCCGGAGGACCACCCCAAATTTCTTCACCGTGATCGTAGAAAATTTCAGAACATGGACCACACGGGCCTGTATCACCCATCGACCAGAAGTTATCAGCCGTATCGATGCGAATAATCTTGTCTTCAGCAAGTCCCATCTCTTTGTGCCAGATATCAAACGCTTCATCATCAGTGTGATAAACCGTTACTAACAGCTTGTCTTTTGGTAACTTGATTACATCCGTTAAGAACTGCCATGCAAACTTAATTGCATCTTGCTTAAAGTAGTTACCAAAGCTGAAGTTACCCAGCATTTCAAAGAAGGTGTGGTGACGTGCAGTATAACCTACGTTCTCTAAATCATTGTGCTTACCACCGGCACGTACACAGCGCTGTGAACTCGTTGCACGGTTGTATGGACGGCGCTCACCGCCTAGAAATACATCTTTAAACTGCACCATACCGGCATTGGTAAATAGTAAAGTAGGATCGTTACCTGGTACCAATGAACTTGATGGCACCACTTGGTGTTGTTCTGATGCGAAATAATTTAGAAACGCGTTGCGGATTTCCGCGGTCGTCATATGCTGCATGCTACCTCTCATTCGTTTGACGGACTTGTTTGCATTGCAAATTCAATTTGTTCATGATTAAAACCTCGATAACTCATATAGCGAATGCGCTTCGCTTTTTCTTTAAAATCGAGGGAACTACTTGTATAAGCGAATTTCTTATTATATGCGGATTGGGCCTGCAGATACCAGTCTATTTCTAATTCTTCGACAATAGTTTGTACTAGGCCTGCATTAACCCCTTTTTGATACGCTTCATTTTTAATACGCATCAATCCTAAACCTTTATTTATCTGGCGTCGTACAAAGCTTTCAGCGTAACGTACGTCATCAATAAAGCCATACTCTTCACACCATGCAATTAGCTCTTCAATAAACCCCGTATCTTCACAACGGCTAGTTAATTTTTTGGCGATTTGTGCTTTGGAATACTCTTGTCGAGACAATAACCAAAGCACATAATTTTTTAATTTTGCTTGTTCTTTTTCGGTCATTAAGCATCAAATCTATCGTGATTATCGCTCGGCGTGTCATCACTGTTTTGCGGTGTTGTTTGCTCAACCATGGCTGACATAAACATCGCTTGAAAAGACACAAAAAATCCAGCGTAAAGAATAGGTAAAATGAATAACAGTGGAATAAACGACAGAAACGCTGCAAACAAGATAAGCCCTGTTGAAATTGCACCAAATACACCCAGTGCTGCCATATTGTGCCAAAACACTAATAGACTGGCTTTAATACACTCTAAAATGCTATTGTTTTTAGAAAAGTAAACCAAAGGTATAGTGAAAGCAAAACACATGGTATAGAGCGAATAAGCCGCAACTAAAACAATAATATTAGATATTTGAATGCTATCAATCACCTGCTGTGCGTGCAGTTGCACTAAATCAACATTCTGTGATTCTACTGCCTGCAAATATGCGTTAATTGGTTCACTCAGGCCTTGGAATAAGGTAGTAGTTAAAAGGGCTAATATAAAGCCACCAAACAGATGATATAAACCTAAGCGAAATAGCATTAAACGGCGCCCTGCTTCGCTAAATACATCAAACAGATCGGTAAACGCAATTTGCTTACCTTGCTGACGATTGAGCATGGCACGATAAAAGCCTGCAGTAAAAAATGGCATTGCAAGCGCGGCTGGCAATTGAAAAATAGGCGCCACCAAAGCAATTAACGACAATACACCAATAAACAAGTGCATTAAAATAAAGGTGCCCGGCTGAGCTTTGAATAGCTCCCACCCTGCCTTAAACCAATTTAGGCCTGCTTTCGCCTTAAAAATACGTATTTCTACTGCCATTTTATTTTCTTATAAATGAAAACGCTCCATAAAATGGAGCGTTAATAAATCAACACGATATGCCTATGCTACTTTTTTACTTGCGTTAAATCCAGCATATGTGAACCACGTGAAACTTTTGCAGCCAAATAGGCTTCGTTTCCATCTTTTACGTGCGCAGAAGTGCCTACTTGCTCTGCAACTTCAATACCCGCTTCTGTCAATTCTTTGATCTTGCGTGGATTGTTCGTCATCAATTTTACTTTATCTACACCCAATGCAGTGAGCATTAAGGCCGCATCTCTAAATTCACGTAAATCGTCGGCAAACCCTAAGTGATTATTCGCTTCATAGGTGTTCATACCTTGCGACTGTAGCACGTATGCATCAATTTTATTGTATAAACCAATACCACGACCTTCTTGGCGAAGGTATAAAATAATTCCGCCTTGCTGGTGCATAGTATGAATGCACTCTTCAAGTTGTTCGCCACAATCACAACGTGATGAATGAAACACATCACCGGTTAAACACTCTGAGTGCATACGCACTAACGGGTTGTGTTCTTTATCCGCATTGTTAAAAATTAAAGCAACATGCTCTTCACCATCTAGCAAACCATGAAATGAGACGATTTCTGCAGGGATGTTACTTTCTTTGCCAACTTTGAGCTGGACTCTTGCTCTTACTTCAGCCACGACATTTCCAACGAATAGTTTGTAATATTGTAACACTAGGCATTTAGCCGCACTAGCGTGTACGTTTATATTTGTGCATTTTTCACATTTTCAACTGTGGAAGTTCAAACACAAAAAGGCCTTTACTTATTTTAGCAAAGACCGAAACAGCCCCTAATATAAGTAATAGACCGTCAGTTGGTTCACTTTCTTGTAAGAAAAACATAAATAGGTAGGCAGATAACATAAAACGCATTGCTCTTTACACTATTTATAAAGAGCAACACGCTAGATTTTACAAAGGCTTAAGTTTGAAACTTAATGCGTTAGAATGGTAAGAAATTAAACGAATAATTAAGTTTAGTTTCAGACACCAACTCAGAGCCAAAATTGATCATACGAATACGATTTACCAGTTTTCGTTCTAGTTCCGCATCGTTCAAGTCACTAGATAAGATTTGGCAATCCTTAACTTGGCCATTTCCAGCAACCACAATCTCAACCGTTACCTTACCCTGTAAACTTGGGTTTTTACGTAAAGCACGGCGATAAAGGGTGTAAAAGGCCCCTTGGTTTTTATCAAGTACTGCACGAATGGCTTCGACTTTACGCTGCTCTAACGCTTCTTCACTAATGCTTTCACTGGCGGTTACATCACTTTGATAACCCCCTGTTTCAGCCACAACTTCATCTCCTAACGCCACCAGCGATTTGTCGGCGAGCGCTTGCACATTCGCTTTTGCTTGCTGTTCATCGGCAATATTAAGTGGTTGTGTGGCATTCGCTTTTACGCTTACGTCTTCACTTTTAACCGTTTTACGCTTTGCTTGAGCGTTAGTCACAGGTTGCGTTGATGGCGTCAATTTAAAATCATCACGTAGCGCGGCTAAATCATCCGCTAATGCAACAAGCCCTGCACGGCTGGCTTCTTCCTTCGCTTTTTCAAGCGCCCGTTTGGTCGGCGTTTTAGGTTTAACCTCAGCCTTTACCTCTGGCTTTACTTCTTTCACCGGCTCGGGCTTTTGCTCGATGGGCTTAATTTCAGGCTTTGGTTTTTCAGGCTTAGGCTCAACTTTAACGCGCTCAATCACCCGAGTTAAACTAGGCGGTATTTTGGCTTTCTGTGCTTTAGTTAACTCAGGTAGTTCGGTAATTTTAACAATCACCGCAAACACTAATGTGCAAACCAAAAAGCCGTACGTTAAGCGGGTAAATAAGCGATTGTCTGAGTTGTTATAAAGCTCAAAATGGGTATTCACTGTGGCGCTTGTCATAATTGTTCACCACCGCCTTTTTCTGCGACTTGCTCTACTGCCAAAGATAAATCACCAAACCCTGCTTGCTGGCAGGTTTGCATAATCTTCTTTAAACGGTGATAGGCAATTTTGCCATCAGCCATAATGGTTAGCGGGCGCATATTATCAACCGCTTCGATTGATTCTGCATGTACTTTAAGCGCATTTTCAAGTGGCGAAAATACTTCTTCGCTGGCGTTATCTAAATCATTTAAGTCAGCAATCAATTGCCCTTGCAAGATAAGCGCTTTGTTACTCACCATCAGTACCAAAGTTTCTTGTGCGAGCGCTTGTTTTGACGCTTTAGGTAAATCAATATTTTTATTTGCATCAAGCACTTGTACCGTCGATGAATTAACGATTAAGAAAAATACTAAAATCGTAAAAATATCCATCAGAGAGACTAGGCTCAACTTAGCTTGCTGATTTGCTCTGCGATGATGGCGCTCCATACGAAGTGCTCTTACTGATTTTTTCATAACGCCTCCACCAACGCATCACCTAAGGCGATATCTGGAAACAACTCAGCATCAACCACCGACGCCACAACAACGGCTTGATAACTACGAACCGTTTCCATCGTTGTAATCAAGGTTTGGTAATCAACGTCTTCGGCAATTAACAAAGTGATGTCTTTTTTATCCACCCCTTTTTCAAGCAATAGATTTTTTACGTCTTTAAGCGCGAGCTGAACTTGATCAAATGGATACGTTTCATCTTGCTTGGCAAACTGTTTAAGCGGTGCACCTGCTGGGTAGTAAATTGTGATAGCATCATTAGTTACTTCAAGTTGCAGTTCTTTTTCTTTGAGCTGCTCAGCACTTTGATTTGCTAATAATGGTGGCAATTTTAACTGCATCACGGTGATGTGCGAAAACACCATCATCATCAGCAACACAGGCACAAGCACAATCATCAAACTCATAAATGACGTAATATCCAGCTCAGCATCTTGCCTATTTGGCAACTTGCGGCGAAACATAGTCGTCCCCTTAATCTGTTTGACGTGTTTTTTGCGAAACGAGATTGTGCTTGGTTAATAAATTAAGACACTTTACGCCCGCCATTTCCAAGCCATCAATAATTTCGGTTGTTTTTGTTTGTAATACTGAGTGACAAAGTAGCAGCGGAATTGCAGCAATTAGACCAAACGCTGTAGTGTTCATTGCAACCGAGATACTTGCCGAAAGCAATGACGCCTTTTCTGCAGGGTCAGCATCAGCAACCGCCGAAAAGGCCGCAATCAAGCCGATAATCGTGCCTAATAAACCTAGCAAGGTAGCAATATTGGCAAGCGTAGCTAAATAAGCCGTGCGCTTTTCAAGGCGCGGCATTAATTCAAGTACTTGCTCTTCCATCGCATATTCAATTTCTTCACGGCGCTGCGTATGTTCAATACGCTCAAGGCCTGAACTTAT
This region of Pseudoalteromonas spongiae UST010723-006 genomic DNA includes:
- a CDS encoding DUF885 domain-containing protein, encoding MIKQTSLAFAVGLALTGCMDTQTTTQKTSAEQAAAEQSAQVSENQKLNQLVETYFDEALAFSPVSGTYVGESQYNNQWSPAINEENRAKATAFTKKYQAKLAEIDASKLTGQDLLSYQIFERDLALSHEAEQFPSYLIPIDQMAGQHNTFASLGSGKSAQPFSTKAQFDDFIGRANGFVTWLESVEANMREGMKQNVTLPQVLAKKLLPQFQAHVVTDHTQSVFWMPVAEMPDSISAKDKAQIEEDYQALILNTLVPAYAKMAKFLEQEYIPAANEKVGYANLPNGKAWYEFLIKQHTTLDLNADEIHEIGLSEVERILNEMKGVKEAVGFEGDLAAFFVHLRDSDEFYYDKPEDLVKAYEDVKVKIDAQLPKLFDIAPKADYVVKPVEAFRAASAAGASYQAPAPDGSRPGVFYINTHNLKAQPKFLLETLSIHEAAPGHHFQIALQQEVEGLPRFRKFGGYTVFAEGWALYAESLGKELGLFTDPYMWYGRLVDEQLRAMRLVLDTGFHAKGWTREQGIEYMKANSSMAESDIISEVERYIGWPGQALSYKLGEFKIRELREKAKAALGDKFDIKAFHTQILIDGALPMPILEAKLDSWIESVK
- the csrA gene encoding carbon storage regulator CsrA; its protein translation is MLILTRRVGETLMIGDEVTVTVLGVKGNQVRIGVNAPKDVSVHREEIYMRIQAEKAGAEPGNE
- a CDS encoding aspartate kinase, with protein sequence MALLVKKFGGTSVGSIERIEAVADLVVRSKQQGHQIVVVVSAMSGETNRLINLANQIDSSPSSRELDVLLTTGEQVSVALLAMAIIKRGHSAISLLADQAGIMTDNLFGKARIQMIPPKRLNQELEQGRIVILAGFQGRDIEGNITTLGRGGTDTTAVEVAAAINADECQIYTDVNGVYTTDPRVEPKAKRMDYVTFEEMLELASLGAKVLQIRSVEAAGRHNLPLRVLSTFEPDHGTLISYEENPMNSKVVSGIAFSKDEVLIKVHNLDNTPEQLAELLEVFSDNNIEIDMISNFSCTGDKVGYALTVHAVDSQLAEKLIKQNLTTLNADSVTVNETVAKISIVGIGMKSNAGVAGRLFRALANENINVQLISTSEIKVSVLVDEKYLELGVRALHSAFSLDQ
- the alaS gene encoding alanine--tRNA ligase: MQHMTTAEIRNAFLNYFASEQHQVVPSSSLVPGNDPTLLFTNAGMVQFKDVFLGGERRPYNRATSSQRCVRAGGKHNDLENVGYTARHHTFFEMLGNFSFGNYFKQDAIKFAWQFLTDVIKLPKDKLLVTVYHTDDEAFDIWHKEMGLAEDKIIRIDTADNFWSMGDTGPCGPCSEIFYDHGEEIWGGPPGSPEEDGDRFIEIWNLVFMQYNRHADGTMEPLPSQSVDTGMGLERISAIMQGVHSNYEIDIFQNLIKAAAAVTNAQDLEDKSLRVIADHIRSCAFLIADGVMPSNEGRGYVLRRIVRRAVRHGNKLGATETFFHKLVAALATEMGEAYPELIKQQAIIEKVLRIEEEQFGKTLDRGLAILEESLKDLKGDVIPGDLVFKLYDTYGFPADLTADVARERFMTIDERGFQEAMEVQRKQAQQAGKFGADYNDQLKSEKTTEFKGYDSEQYTGTVVELFSDADAVSVLEDGQQGIVVLDRTPFYAESGGQVGDTGILKVANGEFIVEDTTKLGNAFAHKGKVVGRIGINDRVDAQVDASRRDNTKKNHTATHLLHEALRVVLGDHVTQKGSLNDPERLRFDFSHFEAVTKEELQRIEDMVNLEIRKNIDLNTELMAIDAAKEKGAMALFGEKYDDEVRVVSIGDFSIELCGGTHVKRTGDIGLFKIVSEGGIAAGVRRIEAVTGEGAVAYINKQAETLSAIAALVKGDGNNVLDKVSALVERAKGLEKEIAQLNDKLASAAGASLLDAVVDVNGVKLLVANVEGTESKALRGMVDDLKNKLGSGIIALGVANGDKVSLIAGVTKDLTGQFKAGELVNHMASQVGGKGGGRPDMAQAGGSQPENLSSALESVNAWVSERA
- a CDS encoding regulatory protein RecX; the protein is MTEKEQAKLKNYVLWLLSRQEYSKAQIAKKLTSRCEDTGFIEELIAWCEEYGFIDDVRYAESFVRRQINKGLGLMRIKNEAYQKGVNAGLVQTIVEELEIDWYLQAQSAYNKKFAYTSSSLDFKEKAKRIRYMSYRGFNHEQIEFAMQTSPSNE
- a CDS encoding BPSS1780 family membrane protein; the encoded protein is MAVEIRIFKAKAGLNWFKAGWELFKAQPGTFILMHLFIGVLSLIALVAPIFQLPAALAMPFFTAGFYRAMLNRQQGKQIAFTDLFDVFSEAGRRLMLFRLGLYHLFGGFILALLTTTLFQGLSEPINAYLQAVESQNVDLVQLHAQQVIDSIQISNIIVLVAAYSLYTMCFAFTIPLVYFSKNNSILECIKASLLVFWHNMAALGVFGAISTGLILFAAFLSFIPLLFILPILYAGFFVSFQAMFMSAMVEQTTPQNSDDTPSDNHDRFDA
- a CDS encoding GTP cyclohydrolase II, which translates into the protein MAEVRARVQLKVGKESNIPAEIVSFHGLLDGEEHVALIFNNADKEHNPLVRMHSECLTGDVFHSSRCDCGEQLEECIHTMHQQGGIILYLRQEGRGIGLYNKIDAYVLQSQGMNTYEANNHLGFADDLREFRDAALMLTALGVDKVKLMTNNPRKIKELTEAGIEVAEQVGTSAHVKDGNEAYLAAKVSRGSHMLDLTQVKK
- a CDS encoding AgmX/PglI C-terminal domain-containing protein, with translation MTSATVNTHFELYNNSDNRLFTRLTYGFLVCTLVFAVIVKITELPELTKAQKAKIPPSLTRVIERVKVEPKPEKPKPEIKPIEQKPEPVKEVKPEVKAEVKPKTPTKRALEKAKEEASRAGLVALADDLAALRDDFKLTPSTQPVTNAQAKRKTVKSEDVSVKANATQPLNIADEQQAKANVQALADKSLVALGDEVVAETGGYQSDVTASESISEEALEQRKVEAIRAVLDKNQGAFYTLYRRALRKNPSLQGKVTVEIVVAGNGQVKDCQILSSDLNDAELERKLVNRIRMINFGSELVSETKLNYSFNFLPF
- a CDS encoding ExbD/TolR family protein; the protein is MKKSVRALRMERHHRRANQQAKLSLVSLMDIFTILVFFLIVNSSTVQVLDANKNIDLPKASKQALAQETLVLMVSNKALILQGQLIADLNDLDNASEEVFSPLENALKVHAESIEAVDNMRPLTIMADGKIAYHRLKKIMQTCQQAGFGDLSLAVEQVAEKGGGEQL
- a CDS encoding ExbD/TolR family protein, which gives rise to MFRRKLPNRQDAELDITSFMSLMIVLVPVLLMMMVFSHITVMQLKLPPLLANQSAEQLKEKELQLEVTNDAITIYYPAGAPLKQFAKQDETYPFDQVQLALKDVKNLLLEKGVDKKDITLLIAEDVDYQTLITTMETVRSYQAVVVASVVDAELFPDIALGDALVEAL
- a CDS encoding MotA/TolQ/ExbB proton channel family protein; this translates as MESFDTVVRFFQDGGSFMLPIAIVLAIGLAIALERFFVLTGAKLANQKAFKQLMPQLAKGDYKQVLNQKSNAGVAKIISSGLERIEHTQRREEIEYAMEEQVLELMPRLEKRTAYLATLANIATLLGLLGTIIGLIAAFSAVADADPAEKASLLSASISVAMNTTAFGLIAAIPLLLCHSVLQTKTTEIIDGLEMAGVKCLNLLTKHNLVSQKTRQTD